ataagcccaattctaaattttaaccccaaccccaaatcataaccctaaccctaacccatccccaaatcctggacttgtgattgggcatgggacacaagctcgggtttgatcaccctgtggctggccgcctttgatgagggtgtctggtgttgaaaggccgaaacaccccatgattcaaaggaacaccactgatgatgtgtcctaaaattgacggagatacaatccccacgccacgcttaacatcaaaggagaatggaaggatagttcaaatacacgttggggtgcttgcctggcatctgtggggcatcggggatggggcttgggaaggacagtgcacaacacggccttggcctaggccaggacgtggatctttgtggaaacctaaccagccagtgcctcccgggtcctgtctggatgttgtgcggtgccagtgcatatcccctgtttgtgtttctcctgatgggcataataaactacaaaaactatactaggaagaaataaaaaaatcactattaggcctaaagggtggaacaaaattaaaaacataaatgtccaagtgaaataaagataaagggaaacaagggaaatatcctgtcaaggcaaaatgagtcacaaagttaagggaaagtaattgcttagtcatcccccaacaaggaaggggaggggcctcctcaaggaaaacaagccacaacaagccacaagaccagggagagacacaaaatgccagcggcctccaatggatttcaggaactacatggtcaagggaaaacaagccacagagattgactacctgcagtaacggccgagtatcctgtgctgtctaagctacacagtaagtcaaggcaaaacgagccacaagtcaagggcaaacaagccatcaaggcaaaacaagccacaaagtcaagggtaaacaagccacaaagactgaagttgcagcttaaggctaaaaaacaggacagccactgaataactgtcttctctttgtttcgaggatgtggttctgcagtttttggaggtccgtctgacatataatgactttctggttctgagtgctgttggcagattgggggagcagtaattggtaagccaaaaaaagtctgcttctagactgaagagagctttgatttattgttttcaacaaaatccagcattaatcttccaaaagtctatttctggactgtagagggctcattgccatcttgtggccaaaccgtgtaattgcattaaaatactatttctttaaaaacggaatattggccaccagcttttgttttctaaaagtctatatttggaccaaataaaacccaaatactttaaccctaaccttaaccctaatcctaacctcaaccccaaatcctaacctcaattttaattatagccataagcccaattctaaattttaaccccaaccccaaatcataaccctaacccatccccaaatcctggacttgtgattgggcatgggacacaagctcgggtttgatcaccctgtggctggccgcctttgatgagggtgtctggtgttgaaaggccgaaacaccccatgattcaaaggaacaccactgatgatgtgtcctaaaattgacggagatacaatccccacgccacgcttaacatcaaaggagaatggaaggatagtccaaatacacgttggggtgcttgcctggcatctgtggggcatcggggatggggcttgggaaggacagtgcacaacacggccttggcctaggccaggacgtggatctttgtggaaacctaaccagccagtgcctcccgggtcctgtctggatgttgtgcggtgccagtgcatatcccctgtttgtgtttctcctgatgggcataataaactacaaaaactatactaggaagaaataaaaaaatcactattaggcctaaagggtggaacaaaattaaaaacataaatgtccaagtgaaataaagataaagggaaacaagggaaatatcctgtcaaggcaaaatgagtcacaaagttaagggaaagtaattgcttagtcatcccccaacaaggaaggggaggggcctcctcaaggaaaacaagccacaacaagccacaagaccagggagagacacaaaatgccagcggcctccaatggatttcaggaactacatggtcaagggaaaacaagccacagagattgactacctgcagtaacggccgagtatcctgtgctgtctaagctacacagtaagtcaaggcaaaacgagccacaagtcaagggcaaacaagccatcaaggcaaaacaagccacaaagtcaagggtaaacaagccacaaagactgaagttgcagcttaaggctaaaaaacaggacagccactgaataactgtcttctctttgtttcaaggatgtggttctgcagtttttggaggtccgtctgacatataatgactttctggttctgagtgctgttggcagattgggggagcagtaattggtaagccaaaaaaagtctgcttctagactgaagagagctttgatttattgttttcaacaaaatccagcattaatcttccaaaagtctatttctggactgtagagggctcattgccatcttgtggccaaaccgtgtaattgcattaaaatactatttctttaaaaacggaatattggccaccagcttttgttttctaaaagtctatatttggaccaaataaaacccaaatactttaaccctaaccttaaccctaatcctaacctcaaccccaaatcctaacctcaattttaattatagccataagcccaattctaaattttaaccccaaccccaaatcataaccctaaccctaacccatccccaaatcctggacttgtgattgggcatgggacacaagctcgggtttgatcaccctgtggctggccgcctttgatgagggtgtctggtgttgaaaggccgaaacaccccatgattcaaaggaacaccactgatgatgtgtcctaaaattgacggagatacaatccccacgccacgcttaacatcaaaggagaatggaaggatagtccaaatacacgttggggtgcttgcctggcatctgtggggcatcggggatggggcttgggaaggacagtgcacaacacggccttggcctaggccaggacgtggatctttgtggaaacctaaccagccagtgcctcccgggtcctgtctggatgttgtgcggtgccagtgcatatcccctgtttgtgtttctcctgatgggcataataaactacaaaaactatactaggaagaaataaaaaaatcactattaggcctaaagggtggaacaaaattaaaaacataaatgtccaagtgaaataaagataaagggaaacaagggaaatatcctgtcaaggcaaaatgagtcacaaagttaagggaaagtaattgcttagtcatcccccaacaaggaaggggaggggcctcctcaaggaaaacaagccacaacaagccacaagaccagggagagacacaaaatgccagcggcctccaatggatttcaggaactacatggtcaagggaaaacaagccacagagattgactacctgcagtaacggccgagtatcctgtgctgtctaagctacacagtaagtcaaggcaaaacgagccacaagtcaagggcaaacaagccatcaaggcaaaacaagccacaaagtcaagggtaaacaagccacaaagactgaagttgcagcttaaggctaaaaaacaggacagccactgaataactgtcttctctttgtttcgaggatgtggttctgcagtttttggaggtccgtctgacatataatgactttctggttctgagtgctgttggcagattgggggagcagtaattggtaagccaaaaaaagtctgcttctagactgaagagagctttgatttattgttttcaacaaaatccagcattaatcttccaaaagtctatttctggactgtagagggctcattgccatcttgtggccaaaccgtgtaattgcattaaaatactatttctttaaaaacggaatattggccaccagcttttgttttctaaaagtctatatttggaccaaataaaacccaaatactttaaccctaaccttaaccctaatcctaacctcaaccccaaatcctaacctcaattttaattatagccataagcccaattctaaattttaaccccaaccccaaaccataaccctaaccctaacccatccccaaatcctggacttgtgattgggcatgggacacaagctcgggtttgatcaccctgtggctggccgcctttgatgagggtgtctggtgttgaaaggccgaaacaccccatgattcaaaggaacaccactgatgatgtgtcctaaaattgacggagatacaatccccacgccacgcttaacatcaaaggagaatggaaggatagtccaaatacacgttggggtgcttgcctggcatctgtggggcatcggggatggggcttgggaaggacagtgcacaacacggccttggcctaggccaggacgtggatctttgtggaaccctaaccctaaccctaacccatccccaaatcctggacttgtgattgggcatgggacacaagctcgggtttgatcaccctgtggctggccacctttgatgagggtgtctagtgttgaaaggccgaaacaccccatgattcaaaggaacactactgatgatgtgtcctaaaattgactgagatacaatccccacgccacgtttaacatcaaaggagaatggaaggatagtccaaatacacgtcggggtgcttgcttggcatctgtggagcgtcggggatggggcttgggaaggacagtgcacaacacggccttggcctaggccaggacgtggatctttgtggtaaccctaaccctaggtACCAAACgactccaaatggcctgaaacgtgctcctaacaatgtccCCCAGAaagttttttggctgtgggacttTATAAAATTTTCACTCCATGTAAGTCTATGGGAAAACGTTTTTTGTTGaatatctccggaacggaagggGGTGCCAAACCTCGCTTTTATCCACTTACCCTAACAAATTTTAAGGTAATTTGTATAGTTTTTACTCTGTTCATGCTGATGCTAACATGTGAGCATACTGACCTGATAGCATGCTAACttcctgttagcatgctaacatattTTAATGTAATCTTTATTGTAATCTGTTAGGATAGGCTAAGATAGGCTAGGCTAAATGGGTTACCGATTTAGGCAAGTTAGCATGCTATCATAGTAATTTGCATAGTTTGCATAAAtaagcactaataataataataatcatagacAATaagtaatataataataataaatataataacacAACAATAAAACTACAACTGGATAGTTTGGAAAAATAAGGTAAGGAAGCAACAGTCTTTCTTTTCACTTTTTTTAGGCAGAGGCAACTGAGACCTTTGAAGCGGTGGCTCAACAAAACACCCAGAGCCTTCTGGAATCCTTCAATAACTATAGTGATGTTGAAGACTTCCTCATGGATGAAGACCTGAGGGTCCCTTTGTTTTCCTCCACAATGGATATCCACAGTGAAGACATAAAACTCATGTACGACATTGACGGAGTGACCATCCAGCTGGATAAGTCCTCTGGGATCAAGCCTCACCTGCACTATTTGAAGTTCCCCCCGCCCACCACCACCAATGTTACAAAGCACTACCACCTACTCAAGAAACACTTTCCTCTCACTGAGTGCAGCAAGGAATTCCGTGCAGACCTCATGAACATCCGAGGAATGACGCTTGGAATGATCTCAACTGGGCACTTTTTCAACCTGACAGTTATTCCGCGCGACCCCAAGGGCTCGAGGTGTGTACATTTTGAGGAAAAAGTTGCACTCAAACTCACCGTCGATAAGCTCACCGAGGTAAGGAATTACTTTGTGGAGCTACTGCGGACCTCTGATGACCATGACATGTCCAGATCATCCATGAAGAAGAACTCCCTGTCCAACCCGTCGATGTTCGACATGATCTGGGAAGATCAGGAGTTTGTCTTGGATTTACTGGACCAGGCAAAAGACAAGGCAGACAAGAAGGAGCATGCCACATTTCTGTACACTTTGACCCAGTTTGGCCAGAAACACCGAGACACCCTGGACATCAGCAAGCTGGTCCACACTAGCCATATAAACAGCGCCTCTCTGCACTTCGCAGTGGAAATACTTCCAAGGGACCATGGCACTCAAATATTCTGGTCAAGGAATGGTGTGGAAGAATGGGTGGGGCAGAGGGGCACCGTCTTCCCATCCGTCGGGATGTCCGAGACCTCTAACTTCCAGAGCTCCATTGGTGCCGAGATTGATGTGTCTGCAGGATTGATGGATGTTCTCGGGTGTCAGGGGTACTGGGATGGCCACCTCAATTTCCTTCAGCTCTATGCAGACTCTCCCCACACCCACATCAGAAAATGGTACAAACACCCAGTCAGCGGGGTCGTGACCTGTTGTGGACTGCTCCACTGGAACTTGTTGAAGATCATGCACAACAGGGCACAGGACTACTTGGCGCACATGCTGGACACCGCCACAAAGTTCCGGGGCTTCTTTGGATTACGTATCGAGCAGGTGAGGCTCTTCAAGGGAAATTGCCTAGCCGAGGAATTCCAGGCCGAGGACAGATTTGTTACCTCGAAGCTCAGGGAAGAACTCCTCAACAAGGCACTCATCTTGCCCTTTGCAAATGTGCGTACCAGTGGGCTTAAGACAGTGCTGGCGCAAATCCTAGATTTCCACCTGGTGAGGCTGCATGACATCTTTGCCACTCGAGGAGGAAAGGGAGGCTTTGCAGAGGCATGGAAAGCTTATCAGAGTGAGCTTGCTCTTGAGGAGCTTTTCTATGGCCACCCTCTCGCTCCTGGGGACAGACAGCTCACACAGATACTTGGCACCTCTGCATCCGGTGAAAAGTCCGTCACCAGGCTCCGGGGGTTCCCCGCCCTCGCCCCACACAATTCCGCAACATCAGAGGTgagcccaccgccgctcaccaaCTGGACACAGGACACCAGGAGCAGGGACAGGATCCGGCGCATGTTCAAGTTCATTGAGAGCCTGAAGGCAGCGCCCCCGGTGCTCGGGGCAGAGCTCTGGAACCTGCTCCTGGCAGACCTGAAAAGCACCAGCAGGCTCCACATTGACGATTTCAAGGGGGAGAAATCGCCTGGCTTGACAAAGATTGTTGGGGCACAGCAGCCAGAGGAGTTAATACAGCTCCTCACCATTAGGAACGCATTCCCTTTCCCCATGTTATTTCAGAAGGCACAGGACCTCGTGGAGAAGTCTGGAGGAAATTTGAAGGAGTGCCTCACCCTTGGCCTGAAAGACCTCAATCTGACCTGGTTCCCAAAAATACAAATTTGGGAAACCAAAAACCCCACGGCATCATGGAACCAGAGGTCAGTGGTTCAACTCTATGGACAGGACAAGCCACTCCAGATGGAGACCAGGGCTGCAAGAGTGGAGGAGAAGGTCATCACTGAGATGGAGAGGCGGGGACTTGTCTTCTCAAGGAAACTGGAGCGCTACCAGGAGCATGGCATGCCCTGGGTGGCACTGTGTATGAAGAGGATGGCAAGGGCTAATCCAAGATTGGATGACAGCAACTCCCTCCGCATTATTACATTTCTGTCCTGCATAGCACTGATAGAAAATAACGACTATGTGGACTTCAGGCGTATGCAGGAACTCATCAGGGAGCTGCCGTTGACAATGAATCAACTGCAGCAACTCCTTCTCCTCTCCAAGTTCACCCTGCCCCACAAGACCCCGTTCCAGCTCTGGAAACTTCATGAATCTATTCCCACCCGTCTTCCCCCAAGAGGTTCTGCTCCACCAAAAAAGGCACGGCAGGAGGAAGTGCAGCCTGAACAGCCTGTGGAGGAGGAGGATGTACAGAGGGTAGAGGAAGTAGAGGAAGAAGGTTCAGTGAGGAAAGGGCTGGTTCGGTTTTATCCATCGAACAGCAAGGTGCGTTGGAAGTCAGAGGAGATGTCCTTGGTGTCTCTGGATCCAAAACTGACCCACCGACAGGCATACGACCAATATATAAAGGAGGTGGAGAAGTGTAGCCTGCCAGCCAGGACATTCATATCATTCTGGCACACGAGGAAGAAGATGTCGAAATCGACTTAAGGATCAACCAttattgtatatagtgtaaatagtttgtgtgcaagacaaaaaaaaaaaaacaaaaacaccattTGTGgaccaaaaacaacaaaaaaacaaaaaacctttgtGGACCAGTGTCCCAgccacacaaactccaaaacaccttgtacagctcgcacgcttgaacacctcatcagttgacacagattatatgaaagaggaagatttgcattgtacagcacatgttcaccaagggcaagatgtagagtttgaaaagacttggtttgcagacccccacacgtgtgaaagattgaccctcaaaactacatattggtctaaacattattgtgctgtgcaggtccattttactcgttgtccaaacagctgcatcaatgctaatcgcagtgttctcaaacatgttatgcaCGGCCTCAgaacagaggactctgaggttgactgctgccaacatgatttctttgacatcattgattctataccccatgtctcattagcaaaaccgcgagccgcccattggaaagacgtggggaagtgggtcaagaagtgtgcagccaatgacaatgaatggtcccgaacagaggaccctagtgtgttgttttgtcaaaggcttggggtctacaagcaaagtcaggctgtgtgtgtgcatgttaagcgcagcgtaatactagccactgatgaccagggtcctggagaCCCCAGccgtagtggcctgtttgtctctgtttccacaggcataactccagcagaggtgcaccccaaattggcgggagttccaaattccgtttgggcaaagggtaaacatgatgtgggcctaataaagaatgctgaaccagtggtgatcacccccaaatcggaTTTCAGGCCTAGGCAGACCCAGtatccactcaaaccagaagcaattgcaggtataaaaccagtctttgattcgttgctgaaggcaggtgtaattgtcccttgcccggactctccagtgcgcactcctatttttccagttaagaaggcaagaaaatcgtctcagcccgatgagtggaggtttgtccaagatctgcaagcagtcaatgctgcggttgttccgcGCACACCTGACGTCCCTAACCCATACACCATTTTGGGCCAGGTGCCCGCTGACAGTAAGTGGTTTTCAGTGGTGGATCTAGCAAATGCGTTCTTTTCTATTCCTATACATAAAGACAGCCAGTATTGGTTTGCCTTTATGTATGATGGTCGTCCATACACTTTCACTCGTTTGTGCCAGGGTTACTGTGAGTCCCCAACCATATACAACCAGTGCCTTAGAGACAGCCTCGCTTCGTTAACTTTGTCACCGAGATCAGCTTTGCTGCAGTATGTTGACGATTTAATGATTTGTGCCCCAACTAAAGCTCAATGTGAGGATGACACCATAACGCTACTGCGACACCTCGCTAAGGAAGGTCATAAGGCTAGCCTCACAAAATTACAGTTTGCAAAACAGAAGGTGCATTTCTTGGGGCATGATATCACAGGGGAGGGAAAAACGCTGTCTGCGGACAGAGTCTCAGCTATTCAGAAAATTCCCAAGCCGATCACTGTGAAAcaagttttgtcatttttgggtatGTGTTCCTATTGCAGAGCATTCATTCCG
The Neoarius graeffei isolate fNeoGra1 chromosome 8, fNeoGra1.pri, whole genome shotgun sequence genome window above contains:
- the LOC132890318 gene encoding uncharacterized protein LOC132890318, whose amino-acid sequence is MKEEDLHCTAHVHQGQDVEFEKTWFADPHTCERLTLKTTYWSKHYCAVQVHFTRCPNSCINANRSVLKHVMHGLRTEDSEVDCCQHDFFDIIDSIPHVSLAKPRAAHWKDVGKWVKKCAANDNEWSRTEDPSVLFCQRLGVYKQSQAVCVHVKRSVILATDDQGPGDPSRSGLFVSVSTGITPAEVHPKLAGVPNSVWAKGKHDVGLIKNAEPVVITPKSDFRPRQTQYPLKPEAIAVKKARKSSQPDEWRFVQDLQAVNAAVVPRTPDVPNPYTILGQVPADSKWFSVVDLANAFFSIPIHKDSQYWFAFMYDGRPYTFTRLCQGYCESPTIYNQCLRDSLASLTLSPRSALLQYVDDLMICAPTKAQCEDDTITLLRHLAKEGHKASLTKLQFAKQKVHFLGHDITGEGKTLSADRVSAIQKIPKPITVKQVLSFLGMCSYCRAFIPNYSILESPVRELVHGSSLTASSPVVWTPEAEEAFLALKGALQTTPTLGLPDPNKPFRFMCRRGQVKEMFSDNGTNFVGAERELRNSLALLNHSKIQQALSTEGIKWTFNPPFGSHYGGSWERLIQNIKKVLYSIVRQQVLNEESLQTVLCEVETILNDRLITVVSDDVRDPEPLTPNHLLLLKGQPLLSPGVFKKDDCYARRRWRQVQYIADLFWKCWVREYLPLMQERQKWNVVRKNLKPDDIVLIMDETSPRNLWLMGRIIETIPDSRGHIRRVKIRTRSNILERPLTKLCLLLEA